A window of Phyllobacterium sp. T1293 contains these coding sequences:
- a CDS encoding porin: MNIKSLLLGSAAALVAVTGARAADAVVVAEPEAVEYVRVCDAYGAGFFYIPGTETCLKIGGYLRYDAKGGDEVYAGGERGTWGKQTRATVRFDARSETELGTLQSFIETRFNYTNGENSGGLIPQAYIQLGGFRIGVADEIFGSWTDYAGGKIINDDVINYQSGTSNQVSYTFTGGNGFSAIIAAEQGQRMDNNYYNYDYRIDDYMPHALVGAKFEQAWGKISGVAAYDSVVEEFAGKVRLDVKFTDTVSAFVMGGYQSNWDDLHDSGQRNWFGTWEGDWAAWGGIEAKVSEKAVVSAQVAYESEGTWAATANVAYELVPGFTITPEVSYTKFDGDRKTFAEGLKGNKDDAIGGMIRFQRNF; the protein is encoded by the coding sequence ATGAACATCAAGAGCCTTCTACTCGGCTCCGCTGCAGCTCTCGTTGCAGTAACCGGCGCCCGCGCTGCAGACGCAGTTGTTGTCGCTGAGCCAGAAGCTGTCGAATACGTTCGCGTTTGCGATGCATACGGCGCAGGCTTCTTCTACATCCCAGGCACCGAGACTTGCTTGAAAATCGGCGGTTACTTGCGTTACGACGCCAAGGGCGGCGACGAAGTTTATGCCGGTGGTGAACGCGGTACTTGGGGTAAGCAGACACGTGCAACTGTTCGTTTCGACGCTCGTTCGGAAACAGAACTCGGCACACTGCAGTCCTTCATCGAAACACGTTTCAACTACACGAACGGTGAAAACAGCGGCGGTCTGATTCCTCAGGCTTACATTCAGCTCGGCGGCTTCCGTATCGGTGTTGCCGACGAAATCTTCGGTTCGTGGACCGATTATGCTGGTGGCAAGATCATCAACGATGACGTGATCAACTACCAGTCCGGCACATCCAACCAGGTTAGCTATACCTTCACTGGCGGCAACGGTTTCTCGGCGATCATCGCCGCTGAACAGGGCCAGCGTATGGATAACAACTACTACAACTACGACTATCGTATTGACGACTACATGCCACACGCTCTGGTCGGTGCGAAGTTCGAACAGGCTTGGGGCAAGATCTCCGGTGTTGCAGCCTATGACTCAGTTGTAGAAGAATTCGCTGGTAAAGTACGCTTGGATGTGAAGTTCACAGACACCGTGTCGGCTTTCGTCATGGGCGGCTATCAGTCCAACTGGGACGACCTGCATGACTCCGGTCAGCGCAACTGGTTCGGCACCTGGGAAGGTGACTGGGCAGCTTGGGGCGGCATCGAGGCCAAGGTTTCCGAGAAGGCCGTTGTTAGCGCACAGGTTGCTTACGAATCCGAAGGCACATGGGCAGCAACTGCAAACGTTGCATACGAACTGGTTCCTGGCTTCACGATCACTCCTGAAGTTAGCTACACCAAGTTCGACGGCGATCGTAAGACGTTCGCTGAAGGCCTGAAGGGCAACAAGGACGACGCAATCGGCGGTATGATCCGCTTCCAGCGTAACTTCTAA
- a CDS encoding RidA family protein, which translates to MTQREAIFPANRHALYEEHGYSAAIRSGDLLFVSGQVGSRSDGTPEPDFERQVQLAFENLKATLAAAGCTLDDIVDVTTFHTDPENQFGTIMAVKQEIFSTRPYPNWTAIGVNWLAGFEFEIKVIARIPANV; encoded by the coding sequence ATGACCCAACGTGAAGCAATCTTTCCTGCAAACCGGCATGCCCTTTATGAGGAACATGGCTATTCGGCAGCTATCCGATCCGGTGATCTCCTGTTTGTATCCGGGCAGGTTGGCAGCCGCTCCGATGGAACACCGGAGCCCGATTTCGAACGGCAGGTTCAGCTGGCCTTCGAAAATCTCAAAGCGACGCTGGCCGCGGCGGGCTGCACGCTTGACGACATCGTTGATGTAACGACATTTCACACGGACCCCGAGAACCAGTTTGGAACCATCATGGCCGTCAAGCAGGAGATTTTCAGCACGCGGCCTTATCCGAACTGGACAGCGATTGGCGTGAACTGGCTTGCTGGCTTTGAGTTCGAGATCAAGGTTATCGCCCGCATCCCCGCGAACGTCTGA
- a CDS encoding pyrimidine dimer DNA glycosylase/endonuclease V — protein MTRINCIPPVELTGPHLVAEYRELPRVFALVRAAIVRGETPTDRRNPLHYTLGTGHVRFFYPRLGFLAKRQSHLIAEMLARGYAPQFANTDQLLVGFPLEWCADWDPTDEAMLINRMRIAERLANSGRA, from the coding sequence TTGACGCGCATCAATTGCATTCCACCGGTTGAACTCACTGGGCCACATCTGGTTGCAGAGTATCGGGAGCTTCCCCGGGTGTTTGCGCTCGTCAGGGCCGCAATAGTCAGGGGCGAAACACCAACTGATAGACGCAATCCGTTGCACTACACACTTGGCACCGGTCACGTTCGGTTTTTCTATCCTCGGCTTGGTTTTCTTGCCAAACGACAGTCCCATTTGATTGCCGAGATGCTTGCTCGCGGATATGCGCCGCAGTTCGCCAACACGGATCAATTGCTTGTCGGATTTCCATTGGAATGGTGCGCTGATTGGGACCCGACTGACGAAGCAATGCTGATAAACCGGATGCGCATTGCGGAGCGGCTTGCGAACAGCGGAAGAGCATGA
- a CDS encoding DMT family transporter — MTYFYLVVAIVFEVAATSALKQADGFTKLWPSLICLAGYAAAFYFLSILVKTMPVGIVYAIWSGAGIVLIAAIGWFWFKQPLDLPAIIGLALIISGVLIVNLFSGTVGH, encoded by the coding sequence ATGACTTATTTCTATCTTGTTGTAGCCATAGTCTTTGAAGTGGCCGCGACGTCTGCGCTCAAACAAGCTGATGGTTTTACAAAGCTTTGGCCGTCTCTCATCTGTCTGGCGGGCTATGCGGCAGCGTTTTATTTCCTGTCCATCCTCGTCAAAACCATGCCCGTCGGCATTGTCTATGCAATCTGGTCCGGCGCGGGAATCGTGCTCATCGCGGCTATCGGCTGGTTCTGGTTTAAACAACCGCTTGATCTACCGGCGATTATTGGCCTCGCCCTCATCATATCGGGCGTTCTGATCGTCAATTTGTTCTCTGGAACTGTTGGGCATTGA
- a CDS encoding TetR/AcrR family transcriptional regulator: MVKRRAETMEENRIKLIAAARKAFAEKGYAGASMDELTADAGLTRGALYHNFGDKRGLLAAVVDQIDSEMAARAQEIGARAGDDWQGLLDEGAAYIEMALDPEVQRIVLLDGPAVLGDPSQWPSQSGCLQATKQIVERLTAQGILKPVDAEAAARLLNGVALNAALWIAASDHPQDVLPKAIEAFHALAAGLLVKSI; encoded by the coding sequence ATGGTAAAACGACGGGCCGAGACGATGGAGGAAAACCGCATCAAGCTGATTGCGGCCGCACGAAAGGCATTTGCCGAAAAGGGTTACGCGGGCGCCTCGATGGACGAACTGACCGCCGATGCCGGTCTTACCAGAGGGGCGCTCTATCACAATTTCGGCGATAAGCGGGGGCTTCTTGCGGCAGTTGTTGATCAGATCGATTCGGAAATGGCGGCCCGCGCGCAAGAGATCGGTGCCCGTGCTGGTGATGACTGGCAGGGTTTGCTTGACGAAGGCGCTGCCTACATCGAGATGGCGCTTGATCCGGAGGTTCAGCGCATTGTCCTGCTCGATGGCCCCGCCGTGTTGGGTGATCCTTCGCAATGGCCGAGCCAGAGCGGTTGCCTGCAAGCAACCAAGCAAATAGTGGAGCGTCTCACCGCACAGGGCATCCTCAAACCCGTTGACGCGGAAGCTGCGGCGCGGCTGCTCAATGGCGTTGCACTCAATGCGGCGCTCTGGATTGCTGCCAGTGACCATCCACAGGACGTGCTGCCAAAGGCCATCGAGGCGTTCCATGCACTGGCTGCCGGACTTCTTGTGAAATCCATCTGA
- a CDS encoding porin — MNIKSLLLGSAAALVAVTGARAADAVVVAEPEAVEYVRVCDAYGKGFYYIPGSATCLKVSGYVRFDAKGGDDVSKGGKLNTWKLKSRATVRFDARSDTELGTLRSYAETRFNYENGENKGAEISHAYIELGGFRIGTTDSLYDTWTGSAGNVINDGVIAYAGDQDNQVSYTFAGGNGFSALIGLEQGDKDHLITDYTPHIIAGAKFEQGWGGVSGVVGYDSVVEEFAGKVRLDVKLTDTLSAFVLGGYQSGYGDHAKEKRTGSYYGTWNGDWAVWGGLTAKVSDKAEVNAQLAYESEGTYAGALNVAYELVPGFKITPEINYTKFDGARKNALVKDNKSDDAFGGMIRFQRNF, encoded by the coding sequence ATGAACATCAAGAGCCTTCTACTCGGCTCCGCTGCAGCTCTCGTTGCAGTAACCGGCGCCCGCGCTGCAGACGCAGTTGTTGTCGCTGAGCCAGAAGCTGTCGAATATGTTCGCGTTTGCGACGCATACGGCAAGGGCTTCTATTATATCCCAGGCAGCGCAACCTGCCTGAAGGTCAGCGGCTATGTGCGATTCGATGCCAAGGGTGGCGATGACGTCTCCAAGGGCGGCAAACTCAACACGTGGAAGTTGAAATCCCGCGCGACCGTTCGCTTTGATGCCCGTTCGGACACGGAACTTGGCACCTTGCGCTCCTATGCCGAAACACGCTTCAACTACGAGAATGGCGAGAACAAGGGCGCAGAGATTTCTCACGCCTATATCGAACTCGGTGGCTTCCGCATCGGCACCACAGATTCGCTCTATGATACCTGGACCGGCTCTGCTGGTAACGTGATCAATGACGGCGTGATCGCCTATGCCGGAGATCAGGACAATCAGGTCAGCTATACCTTTGCCGGTGGCAATGGCTTCTCGGCCTTGATTGGTCTCGAACAAGGCGACAAGGATCACCTGATCACAGACTACACGCCGCATATTATTGCTGGCGCGAAGTTTGAACAGGGTTGGGGCGGCGTTTCCGGCGTTGTCGGTTACGACTCCGTTGTTGAAGAGTTCGCCGGCAAAGTGCGCTTGGATGTGAAACTCACTGACACTCTCTCTGCCTTTGTCCTCGGTGGATACCAGTCCGGTTATGGTGATCACGCCAAAGAGAAGCGTACCGGTTCCTACTACGGCACATGGAATGGTGATTGGGCTGTTTGGGGTGGCTTGACTGCCAAGGTGTCCGATAAAGCAGAGGTCAATGCCCAGTTGGCTTACGAGTCCGAAGGCACTTATGCCGGAGCGTTGAACGTTGCATACGAACTGGTGCCCGGTTTCAAGATTACACCTGAAATCAACTACACGAAGTTCGATGGCGCCCGCAAAAATGCGCTTGTGAAGGATAACAAAAGCGACGACGCGTTCGGCGGTATGATCCGCTTCCAGCGCAATTTCTAA
- a CDS encoding DUF1801 domain-containing protein yields MFEVNASNIDAYFEFDPSRENNLRIVDAMIRSAVPDWTRWFVAGTPPGKPGMRMSMIGYGRFAYNVKSSDRPIAWPIVGLALQKNHLTLYLAVKYEGAAAASNWADRLGKVSVSKIGAIRFVHASDIEAQAFRMMLQTLEKDLQDGQASLAYARVQSN; encoded by the coding sequence TTGTTCGAGGTAAACGCATCAAATATTGACGCATATTTTGAGTTTGATCCGTCGCGCGAAAACAATCTTCGGATCGTTGACGCGATGATACGCAGTGCGGTGCCTGATTGGACCAGATGGTTCGTCGCCGGCACGCCTCCGGGTAAACCGGGCATGCGGATGTCCATGATTGGTTATGGCCGTTTTGCCTACAACGTCAAATCATCCGACCGTCCCATTGCGTGGCCCATAGTTGGGCTGGCACTGCAGAAGAATCACCTTACCCTTTACCTTGCTGTAAAATACGAAGGAGCGGCTGCGGCTTCAAACTGGGCGGATCGCCTCGGCAAGGTTTCCGTCAGTAAAATCGGCGCCATCAGATTTGTGCATGCATCGGATATTGAGGCGCAGGCCTTTCGCATGATGCTGCAAACACTGGAGAAAGACCTGCAGGACGGGCAGGCTTCGCTCGCCTACGCACGCGTGCAGTCAAATTAG
- a CDS encoding tyrosine-type recombinase/integrase, whose translation MTVSPMGIGQPDVNFPLRFQYNLTYASTDHATKRLVKDHSLDELTAHYISILWDEGSHKGNVKSFLGEISEILVGERFSVFSQEMLDSVIGTLRERGNSNATINRKMAALSKLLRKACKMGDIYNLPEFRRQKERQGRIRFLEAEEELRLFSAIRAKCEDSYRLSVFLVDTGCRLGEAIGLCWNDLQESRATFWLTKSGRSRTVPLTRRAHEATQIARGRLKGPFSMHNQVRFRAIWNEAKAEVGLGADDQVVPHILRHTCASRLVRGGIDIRRVQMWLGHQTLQMTMRYAHLATNDLDSCVVVLEQN comes from the coding sequence ATGACAGTGTCACCCATGGGTATCGGGCAGCCGGATGTGAATTTCCCGCTGCGGTTTCAATATAATCTCACCTACGCATCGACGGATCACGCAACCAAACGGCTGGTCAAGGATCATTCCCTCGACGAACTGACGGCACATTATATCAGCATCCTCTGGGATGAAGGTTCGCACAAAGGCAATGTGAAGTCTTTTCTGGGAGAGATTAGTGAGATTTTGGTCGGCGAGCGTTTCAGCGTCTTTTCGCAGGAAATGCTGGACTCTGTGATCGGCACGCTACGCGAACGCGGCAATAGCAACGCAACCATCAATCGAAAGATGGCTGCCTTGAGCAAATTGCTCCGGAAAGCGTGCAAGATGGGCGATATTTACAATCTGCCGGAATTCCGTCGCCAGAAAGAGCGGCAGGGCCGTATTCGCTTTCTGGAAGCGGAGGAGGAATTGCGCCTGTTTTCGGCCATCAGGGCCAAATGCGAGGACAGCTATCGCCTCAGCGTCTTTCTTGTCGATACGGGTTGCCGGCTGGGTGAAGCGATTGGGCTATGCTGGAATGATTTGCAGGAAAGCCGCGCGACATTCTGGCTGACCAAATCCGGGCGCAGTCGCACGGTTCCACTGACGAGACGCGCGCATGAGGCGACGCAGATTGCGCGTGGACGCCTGAAAGGCCCCTTCTCCATGCATAATCAGGTGCGTTTCCGCGCTATCTGGAATGAGGCCAAGGCTGAGGTGGGATTGGGCGCGGATGATCAGGTCGTCCCGCATATTTTGCGGCACACCTGCGCCTCACGTCTGGTGCGCGGCGGGATTGATATCAGGCGTGTGCAGATGTGGCTCGGGCATCAGACATTGCAGATGACCATGCGCTACGCCCATCTGGCGACGAATGATCTCGATTCATGCGTGGTGGTTCTGGAGCAGAACTAA